One Polycladomyces zharkentensis genomic region harbors:
- a CDS encoding tyrosine-type recombinase/integrase: MSQSPMISNQAEEWIHRFINDLARHEDLNPKTLRGYTSDLRHLAEWFEATWNSHSEEETLFHPAMITTKTLIRYREYMQIARSLKPATINRRLITIKRFFEWAVKRGVVPANPARPVKLVAMEKVSPRQMTDQEEASLVSAVQRHGTIRDRTIILLMLHTGLRTMEVCNLKPGDITIGKRSGTLVVRSGKRNKQREVPLNATAREALTVYLKSLPSESEFLFPSEKTGKRLTERALRHLIQKYMRLAGLEGLSAHDLRHRFGYVMAEKTPLHRLAQIMGHDSLDTTMIYVQATRSDLQAEVEKIAWK; the protein is encoded by the coding sequence TTGAGTCAATCTCCCATGATTTCCAATCAGGCTGAAGAGTGGATTCATCGTTTCATCAACGATCTGGCCAGACATGAAGACCTCAACCCCAAAACGCTTCGGGGCTACACCAGCGATTTGCGGCACTTGGCCGAATGGTTTGAGGCGACATGGAACAGCCACAGCGAAGAGGAAACGTTGTTTCACCCCGCGATGATCACGACGAAAACATTGATCCGCTACCGGGAGTATATGCAAATTGCCCGTTCATTAAAGCCGGCCACCATCAACCGACGGTTGATCACGATCAAGCGCTTTTTTGAATGGGCGGTCAAGCGGGGCGTGGTTCCTGCAAATCCTGCCCGACCGGTCAAACTGGTGGCGATGGAAAAAGTCAGCCCGCGCCAAATGACGGATCAAGAGGAGGCCTCTCTAGTCTCCGCAGTGCAGCGTCATGGTACGATCCGGGACCGAACGATCATTCTGCTTATGTTGCATACGGGACTACGCACGATGGAGGTATGTAATCTCAAACCCGGAGATATAACGATCGGGAAGCGGAGCGGGACACTTGTAGTCCGTTCAGGGAAACGGAACAAACAGCGGGAGGTACCGCTTAACGCCACAGCCCGCGAAGCGTTGACGGTGTACCTGAAGTCGTTGCCAAGTGAATCGGAATTCCTGTTTCCATCGGAGAAGACCGGGAAACGCTTGACAGAACGAGCCTTACGGCACCTGATTCAAAAGTACATGCGCTTGGCCGGTTTGGAGGGCCTTAGCGCCCATGATCTCCGACACCGGTTTGGGTACGTCATGGCGGAAAAGACACCGCTTCACCGATTGGCTCAAATCATGGGGCACGACAGCTTGGACACCACTATGATTTACGTTCAGGCGACACGTTCTGATCTTCAGGCAGAAGTGGAAAAGATCGCGTGGAAGTGA
- a CDS encoding type II toxin-antitoxin system RelE family toxin: protein MNSSYKVELRRPAAKFLAKQDRATQRRIIQALEGLQKVPPEGDIKPMKGHPGLYRLRIGTYRAVYEVDHSKRIVYVRVIGNRGGCL, encoded by the coding sequence GTGAACTCAAGCTATAAGGTCGAGCTGAGGCGACCAGCGGCCAAATTCCTCGCCAAGCAGGACCGTGCAACACAAAGACGGATCATCCAGGCGCTGGAGGGACTGCAGAAGGTTCCACCGGAGGGGGATATCAAACCGATGAAAGGACACCCCGGCCTATATCGCCTCCGGATCGGTACATATCGAGCGGTTTACGAAGTGGATCACTCAAAGCGAATCGTCTATGTCAGAGTGATCGGGAACCGTGGGGGATGTTTATAA
- a CDS encoding putative RNA methyltransferase, with amino-acid sequence MYEFRKQASGQGFGTRAEGPESVVGHMRKIDRAKRLIRKHSRLFMCPLCGAPVSFNEASSLICSTGHCFDLSKYGYIHLLPRPVKPAKYDKAMFESRHVICRSGFFSELVEQIRDIVRNGIGNTHKRINVLDAGCGEGSHLADLVKGLGLTDAEVLGVGMDISKYGIRIASREYPGLIWCVADLAQSPFMDQQFDVILNIFSPSNYSEFARMLHDDGVLIKIVPGRDYLKELRNIFYGQTDKQSYSNERVVTHFRQHFRLVDTRQIRYSRRLNPTDLKHLIYMTPLSWGTTEKNIQRVLQMGISSVTIDVTMVVGKKG; translated from the coding sequence ATGTATGAGTTCCGCAAACAAGCGTCTGGCCAGGGATTCGGGACGCGAGCGGAAGGCCCCGAAAGTGTGGTGGGCCACATGAGAAAAATCGATCGAGCCAAGCGTCTAATCCGTAAGCACAGTCGTCTATTCATGTGTCCCTTATGTGGTGCGCCTGTGAGTTTCAACGAGGCAAGCAGTTTGATTTGTTCAACCGGTCACTGCTTTGATTTATCCAAATATGGATATATTCACTTGCTTCCACGCCCGGTGAAACCGGCCAAATATGATAAAGCGATGTTTGAGTCCAGGCATGTTATTTGCAGAAGCGGATTTTTCAGTGAATTGGTCGAGCAAATCCGTGATATCGTGAGAAATGGAATCGGAAACACCCATAAACGGATCAACGTATTAGATGCCGGTTGTGGAGAAGGTTCCCATTTGGCGGATTTGGTAAAGGGTTTGGGTTTGACGGATGCTGAGGTATTGGGAGTCGGTATGGATATATCCAAATATGGGATTCGGATCGCTTCAAGGGAATATCCCGGCCTCATCTGGTGCGTTGCCGATTTGGCCCAAAGTCCTTTCATGGATCAGCAATTCGATGTCATCCTGAACATTTTTTCACCATCCAATTATTCGGAATTTGCGCGAATGCTTCATGATGACGGGGTATTGATCAAGATTGTTCCGGGCAGAGATTACCTCAAGGAACTGAGAAATATATTCTACGGACAAACCGACAAACAATCTTATTCAAATGAACGAGTGGTCACACATTTCCGCCAGCATTTCAGACTGGTGGATACTCGACAAATCCGATACAGCAGAAGACTAAATCCGACAGACCTGAAGCACTTGATTTACATGACTCCACTGTCTTGGGGAACAACGGAGAAAAACATTCAACGCGTTCTCCAAATGGGTATTTCTTCCGTCACGATCGATGTAACGATGGTTGTTGGTAAGAAGGGGTAA
- a CDS encoding DUF4158 domain-containing protein — MASIERTAYPRLKRSYTEKELERVYTPSGEEIRFVYELTRGPKSLLSAMILLKTSQRLGYFPKLEEVPAPIVDHIRVRMNLPPETVPGYDKPRTRYEHQTAIRKFRGIKALWE; from the coding sequence TTGGCATCCATCGAACGTACAGCTTACCCCCGGCTCAAGCGCTCGTACACAGAGAAGGAGCTGGAACGTGTCTACACACCTTCCGGAGAAGAAATCCGCTTTGTATATGAATTGACACGTGGTCCCAAATCCCTGTTGAGTGCGATGATTCTGTTGAAGACTTCGCAACGCTTGGGCTATTTCCCCAAGTTGGAAGAGGTTCCTGCACCGATCGTGGACCATATCCGTGTCCGAATGAATCTGCCACCCGAAACTGTTCCGGGATACGATAAACCTCGGACACGGTATGAGCACCAGACGGCCATCCGTAAATTTCGAGGGATCAAGGCCCTTTGGGAATGA